The window GGCGGCCAGTTCGTCGGCCAGCACGAAGAGGTCGACACCGTCGGAGGCCAGGCAGACGACGCTGGTCTCGGCGGGGGCGTATAGACGGATCCCCTCGGTGGCCTCGACCGCGGCGGCCAGGATCTGGACCGACTCGCGGGTTTTTCGGGCCAGGTCCAGGTAACCGGTGTCGCCGATGCTCCGGAGCGTGGCGTAGGCGGCGGCGATCGGGCCGCCCGAGCGGGTGGACGAGATCACCGGGTTGACCATGGTGTAGCCGGGCCAGTCGGCGTGCGCGAAATACTGCGGGCGACGCAACTCCTCGGTCGCGTGCAGGAGGATCGAGACACCCTTCGGCGCGTAGGCGTATTTGTGCAGGTCGACCGAGAGGCTGGTGACGCCGGGCACGGAGAGGTCGAAGCCGGGCAGGTCGGTGCCGAGGTGGCGAAGGTACGGCAGGATCCAGCCACCGAAGCAGGCATCCACGTGGAACCGCACCCCTCGCTCGGCGGCGATCGCGGCGATCTCCGGGATCGGGTCGACGACGCCGTGCGCATAGCTCGGGGCCGACGCCGCGATGAGCACCGTCTCCGGGGTGACCGCCGCGGCCATCGCCGACGGGTCGGCCCGCAGGTCGCGCACCGGCACGACATCCAACTCGACGCGCAGGTAGTGGGCGGCCTTGGCGAACGCCGCGTGCGCACTGGCCGGAACGAGCAGCCGGGGTGAACGGATCGACGGGTGGGCGTCGCGGGCCGCCTTGACCGCCAGAATCAGGGACTCGGTGCCGCCGCTGGTGACGCTGCCGACCGCCGCCGGACCGCCGCCGAGGATCCTCGCGGCCGCGCCGACCAACGCATTCTCCATCGCCAGCAGGGACGGGAAGGCGGTCGGGTCGAGGCCGTTGACGTGCGCGGACGTGGCGTGGGCGGCGCGGGCCAGATCGTCCAGGCCGTCGAGGGCCGGATCGTAGACATACGCGAACAGGCGGCCACCGTGCGTCGGCAGGTCACCGGCCCGCAGCTCGCGCAGCTCGGCGAGGATCTGCTCGCCCGCGACGCCCTTCTCCGGCAGCGCATCAGTCATGCCGGAGACGCTATCCCCTCTCGGGCGCCGAACCGTCGGTTGTCCACAGCGCCGACTTGTCCACAGGGTCACCGCCGGCGTCGGGACGATCGTCGTAGCGTCGCAGCAGCACCACGGCGACACCGACCAGGACGGCCGGCAGGACCGTGAAACCGAGCAGTACCCCGAGCCGTGCGCTGTCGCTCTGAGCTGCCGATTCGCCGGTGGCCGAGGAGGCGTAACCGAAGATTTGGAGGATCAATGCGTAGATACCGGGCCCGAGAGCCAGACCCAAGGTCTCCCCCGCGGTCCACAGGCCGGTGAAGACGCCCGCCTGGCGACGGCCGGTGCGCTCGGTGTCGTGGGCGATGCAGTCCGGCAGCATCGCCATGGCGAAGACCTGCTGGCCGGCATATCCGGCGCCGACCACGGCGACGATCAGGTAGACGGCGACCGCGGGTAGCGACGGGGCGGCCACGAGCGTGAGCGCGGCCAGGGCGAAGAGCAGCGAGGCGGCGGCCAGGGAGCGGAGTTTGCCGTGCCGGCGGCCGACCGCGGTCCACAGCGGCATCACCAGCAGGGCCGGGCCGACGAACGCGGCGAACAGGAAGGTCGCGCCGGACTCCTGGACGAGGACATGGTCGGCGAAGTATTTGACTCCGGCGAGCATGGTGCCGATGCCCGCGGCCTGGACGATCCAGCAGATCAGCAGGGCACGGAAGGGTGCGTTGCCGTTGGCCACGCGGAGTTGGGCCCGGAGGCTCGGCTCGGATTCGCCGGCTTGGCGGGACTGGGCTTTGCGCGTACCGAAGAAGGTGGCGAGCGTGCCCACGACGATGAGTGCGCCGACGAAGGCGCCGGACCATCGGTGTCCCTCCCGGCCGCCGCCGGTGAGTTCGACGACGAGCGGCGCGAGAGCGCCGGAGACCAGGATGGCGAGGGCCAGGACGGCGACCCGCCAGGTCATCAGGCGGGTGCGCTCGGCATAGCCGTCGGTGAGTTCGGCCGGCATCGCGACGTAGGGGACCTGGAAGAACGCGAAAGCGGTGGCGGCGGTCAGGAAGGCCACCGCGACGTACGCGCCGGAGGCGGCACCGCTCGGGAAGGGGGCCACGAAGATCGCGGCGAAGAGGAGTCCGAGAAGTAGCCCGGCAACCAACAGGAACGGCCGGCGCGAACCCCGGCGGTCGGAGATCCGGCCGGCGACCGGGTTGACGATGACGTCCCATGCCTTCGGTAGGAGAACCAGTAATCCGGCCACACCGGCGGCGACACCCAGGGTGTCGGTCAGATAAGGCAGAAGAAGCAAACCGGGCACCGTACCGAAGGCGCCAGTGACCAGTGACCCAAGCGCATATCCAGCCAAAACACCGCGCGGCAGGACACTCGTCGGGGTTA of the Actinoplanes sichuanensis genome contains:
- a CDS encoding pyridoxal phosphate-dependent decarboxylase family protein → MTDALPEKGVAGEQILAELRELRAGDLPTHGGRLFAYVYDPALDGLDDLARAAHATSAHVNGLDPTAFPSLLAMENALVGAAARILGGGPAAVGSVTSGGTESLILAVKAARDAHPSIRSPRLLVPASAHAAFAKAAHYLRVELDVVPVRDLRADPSAMAAAVTPETVLIAASAPSYAHGVVDPIPEIAAIAAERGVRFHVDACFGGWILPYLRHLGTDLPGFDLSVPGVTSLSVDLHKYAYAPKGVSILLHATEELRRPQYFAHADWPGYTMVNPVISSTRSGGPIAAAYATLRSIGDTGYLDLARKTRESVQILAAAVEATEGIRLYAPAETSVVCLASDGVDLFVLADELAARGWHTQPQMSHAGHPPTIHLTVTAAVHPTAPTFAPDLAAAVAAAQARGPIELPPLPPLTPEMITPELIASLAEGLGLGSGDFTQMATVNTILNAAPPPLREALLTGFLSLLQRPADVTR
- a CDS encoding MFS transporter, producing MTTGGPSPVVTPTSVLPRGVLAGYALGSLVTGAFGTVPGLLLLPYLTDTLGVAAGVAGLLVLLPKAWDVIVNPVAGRISDRRGSRRPFLLVAGLLLGLLFAAIFVAPFPSGAASGAYVAVAFLTAATAFAFFQVPYVAMPAELTDGYAERTRLMTWRVAVLALAILVSGALAPLVVELTGGGREGHRWSGAFVGALIVVGTLATFFGTRKAQSRQAGESEPSLRAQLRVANGNAPFRALLICWIVQAAGIGTMLAGVKYFADHVLVQESGATFLFAAFVGPALLVMPLWTAVGRRHGKLRSLAAASLLFALAALTLVAAPSLPAVAVYLIVAVVGAGYAGQQVFAMAMLPDCIAHDTERTGRRQAGVFTGLWTAGETLGLALGPGIYALILQIFGYASSATGESAAQSDSARLGVLLGFTVLPAVLVGVAVVLLRRYDDRPDAGGDPVDKSALWTTDGSAPERG